One window of the Pedobacter ginsengisoli genome contains the following:
- a CDS encoding fumarate reductase/succinate dehydrogenase flavoprotein subunit codes for MAELNAHIPEGELTSKWTKLRSSMPLVNPANKRSIEIVVVGSGLAGASAAATLAEMGYKVKCFCFQDSPRRAHSIAAQGGINAAKNYQNDGDSTYRLFYDTIKGGDYRAREANVHRLAEVSANIIDQCVAQGVPLAREYGGLLDNRSFGGTQVQRTFYAAGQTGQQLLLGAYSALERQVGMGKVEMFTRHEMLEVVVVEGKARGIIARNLLTGELERHSGHAVLLCSGGYGNVFYLSTNAMGSNVTAAWKAHKKGAFFGNPCYTQIHPTCIPVSGDHQSKLTLMSESLRNDGRIWVPKKKDDTRKASEIPEDERDYYLERRYPAFGNLVPRDVASRAAKERCDAGYGVGASKLAVYLDFKANTERYGRIEANKHNIHNPDKETCMRLGREVIKEKYGNLFDMYAQITGEDPYELPMRIYPAVHYTMGGLWVDYNLMTTVPGLYALGEANFSDHGANRLGASALMQGLADGYFVIPYTIGAYLSKELATKPIPQDHPAFVEAEASAKAILDKFLSIKGTKSVDHFHKKLGKIMWEKCGMARNEKGLKEGIAEIQQLRKEFWSDLRVPGSADEMNPELEKAGRVADFIELGELMCMDALNRNESCGGHFREEYQTEEGEALRDDENYAYVSAWEYKGDVTFELHKEELKFENIKVAQRSYK; via the coding sequence ATGGCAGAATTAAATGCTCATATACCCGAAGGAGAATTAACCAGTAAATGGACTAAACTACGTTCGTCAATGCCACTGGTTAATCCGGCAAATAAAAGAAGCATCGAAATAGTTGTAGTAGGCTCCGGACTTGCTGGTGCTTCTGCAGCAGCAACCCTTGCAGAAATGGGTTATAAGGTTAAGTGTTTTTGCTTTCAGGATTCACCAAGAAGAGCGCACTCTATTGCAGCTCAAGGGGGTATCAATGCAGCAAAAAATTATCAGAATGATGGTGATAGTACCTATCGCTTGTTTTATGATACAATAAAAGGAGGTGATTACCGTGCAAGAGAGGCAAACGTGCATCGCCTGGCTGAGGTAAGTGCTAATATTATAGATCAGTGCGTTGCACAAGGTGTTCCTTTGGCCAGAGAATATGGCGGGTTGTTAGATAACCGTTCTTTTGGTGGTACACAAGTTCAAAGAACATTTTATGCTGCCGGACAAACCGGTCAGCAATTGCTTTTAGGAGCATATAGTGCTTTAGAGCGTCAGGTGGGTATGGGTAAGGTTGAAATGTTTACCCGCCATGAAATGCTTGAAGTGGTTGTAGTTGAAGGCAAAGCAAGAGGGATTATTGCCCGTAACTTACTTACCGGTGAACTTGAGCGTCATTCTGGGCATGCTGTATTATTATGCAGCGGTGGTTACGGAAACGTATTCTATTTGTCTACAAATGCTATGGGCAGTAACGTAACTGCGGCCTGGAAAGCACATAAAAAAGGAGCTTTCTTCGGTAATCCATGCTACACTCAAATTCACCCTACTTGTATTCCTGTTTCGGGAGATCATCAGTCTAAACTAACTTTGATGTCTGAATCGTTACGTAACGATGGACGTATCTGGGTTCCTAAGAAAAAAGATGATACACGTAAGGCTTCAGAAATTCCTGAAGATGAAAGAGATTATTATTTAGAGCGCAGGTATCCTGCTTTTGGTAACCTTGTTCCGCGCGACGTTGCCTCTCGTGCAGCTAAAGAGCGCTGTGACGCCGGTTATGGAGTAGGTGCTTCTAAGCTTGCTGTTTACCTTGACTTTAAAGCGAATACAGAGCGTTATGGCCGAATTGAGGCTAATAAACATAATATCCATAATCCGGATAAAGAAACCTGCATGAGATTAGGTCGCGAGGTAATTAAAGAGAAGTATGGTAACCTATTTGATATGTATGCTCAAATTACAGGAGAGGATCCATATGAATTGCCAATGCGTATTTATCCTGCTGTTCACTATACCATGGGTGGTTTATGGGTAGATTATAACCTGATGACTACTGTACCTGGTTTATATGCTTTAGGTGAGGCTAATTTCTCAGATCACGGAGCTAACCGTTTGGGAGCTTCAGCATTAATGCAAGGTTTGGCTGATGGGTATTTTGTTATTCCTTATACTATTGGTGCTTACTTATCAAAAGAATTGGCTACTAAACCAATTCCACAAGATCACCCTGCATTTGTAGAGGCTGAAGCAAGTGCAAAAGCAATTCTCGATAAGTTCTTATCTATTAAAGGAACTAAATCTGTAGATCATTTCCACAAAAAACTAGGAAAGATCATGTGGGAGAAATGTGGTATGGCACGTAATGAAAAAGGATTGAAAGAAGGTATCGCTGAAATTCAGCAACTTCGTAAAGAGTTTTGGAGTGATTTACGCGTACCAGGTAGTGCAGACGAAATGAACCCTGAGCTTGAAAAAGCTGGTCGTGTGGCTGACTTTATTGAGCTTGGTGAGTTGATGTGTATGGACGCGTTGAACAGAAATGAGTCATGTGGTGGTCACTTCAGAGAGGAGTATCAGACTGAAGAGGGCGAGGCATTACGTGATGATGAAAACTATGCATATGTTTCTGCATGGGAATATAAAGGTGATGTGACTTTTGAGCTTCATAAAGAAGAGTTGAAGTTTGAAAATATCAAAGTCGCACAAAGAAGTTATAAATAG
- a CDS encoding M20/M25/M40 family metallo-hydrolase, with protein MIINRLLFVVLVLLFDLSVVNAQQVIIRDPVISKMVGDVSAANLENLVRKLVSFNTRHTLSDTLSKKTGIGAARTWIKSEFERYGEMGGGHLQVSYDAFTQKADGKRIINPSVLKNVIAVLPGTDPSDKRILLVCGHYDSRVTDVMNVKDFAPGANDDASGVAGVLEMARVMSKSRFNSTIMFVAMVGEEQGLYGAANLAKRAKEEGWDIHLVMNNDMIGNSYGMETDIKNNTMVRVFSEGVPSVETKEEATLRQSIGAENDGMARQASRYIKEVGERYVDNLTVKLVYRRDRFLRGGDHTPFSLQGFTAVRITEMNEDFNRQHQDVRTENGFKYGDLPEYVDYGYLQRITRMNLSVLSNLALSPREPENVIMLTSALTNKTTLKWGAPKGKLPSGYYVLIRETTSPVWEKKIFVNDTSAIIPYSKDNYFFGVQSTDTDGHESLIIVPKPGR; from the coding sequence ATGATAATAAATAGATTACTCTTTGTTGTATTAGTTCTTCTTTTTGATTTAAGTGTTGTAAATGCTCAACAGGTGATTATTAGGGATCCGGTTATAAGTAAAATGGTTGGTGATGTGTCTGCAGCTAATTTGGAAAACCTAGTAAGGAAATTAGTATCCTTTAATACCAGGCATACCTTAAGTGATACTTTGAGTAAAAAAACAGGGATAGGGGCAGCAAGAACCTGGATAAAATCGGAATTTGAAAGATATGGTGAAATGGGTGGAGGCCATTTACAGGTTTCTTACGATGCATTTACCCAGAAAGCAGATGGGAAGAGAATTATTAACCCTTCGGTGCTCAAAAATGTGATTGCGGTGTTGCCTGGTACAGATCCAAGTGATAAAAGGATTTTATTGGTATGTGGCCATTATGATTCAAGAGTTACTGATGTAATGAATGTTAAAGACTTTGCACCGGGTGCCAATGATGATGCTTCGGGCGTGGCAGGTGTGTTGGAAATGGCAAGGGTAATGAGTAAAAGCCGATTTAACAGCACTATAATGTTTGTAGCAATGGTGGGTGAAGAACAGGGGTTGTATGGCGCTGCAAACCTGGCGAAAAGAGCAAAAGAAGAAGGATGGGATATTCATTTGGTAATGAATAATGATATGATCGGTAATTCTTATGGAATGGAAACTGATATTAAGAACAATACCATGGTGCGGGTGTTTAGTGAGGGTGTACCCTCTGTCGAAACAAAAGAAGAGGCAACCTTGCGCCAATCTATCGGGGCTGAAAATGACGGAATGGCCAGACAGGCCTCCAGATATATTAAAGAGGTTGGGGAACGCTATGTAGACAACCTTACTGTGAAATTGGTTTATAGAAGAGATAGGTTTTTAAGAGGAGGTGATCATACACCATTTTCTTTGCAGGGATTTACTGCAGTACGTATAACCGAAATGAATGAGGATTTTAACAGACAACACCAAGATGTTAGAACTGAAAATGGGTTTAAATATGGCGATTTGCCGGAATATGTAGATTATGGTTATCTGCAGAGAATAACCAGAATGAATTTGTCCGTGCTTTCGAACCTTGCTTTGTCTCCCAGAGAGCCAGAAAACGTAATTATGTTAACTTCGGCACTTACTAATAAAACGACCCTGAAATGGGGTGCCCCAAAAGGAAAACTTCCGTCAGGATATTATGTATTGATACGTGAAACTACTTCACCAGTCTGGGAAAAGAAGATTTTTGTAAATGATACTTCTGCGATTATTCCTTATTCAAAAGACAATTATTTTTTTGGAGTACAATCTACAGATACAGATGGACATGAAAGCCTTATTATTGTACCGAAGCCGGGCAGATAA
- a CDS encoding LytR/AlgR family response regulator transcription factor: MIKLKCIAVDDEPLALDIIEDYVSKVPFLELVQRTENAIEALQLVQAGGIDLVFLDIQMPELTGIQFLKIANGKADYILTTAYSQYALESYDLNVSDYLLKPIAFDRFYKAVEKVHNRVKMTEPVPAPQPLVAPVPSSVAVPIQDFIFVKTEHKIQKIELDDILYIEGLKDYISIYTKAERIITLQNMKKMEETLPKGQFIRVHKSYIISLDKIESIERSRISICGKIIPIGDTYRDEFFKHIDNKNI, encoded by the coding sequence ATGATAAAGTTAAAATGTATTGCGGTTGATGATGAACCACTAGCACTTGATATTATTGAGGACTATGTTTCTAAAGTTCCGTTTCTTGAATTAGTTCAACGCACGGAAAATGCTATAGAGGCTTTACAGCTTGTACAGGCGGGAGGCATTGACTTGGTGTTTTTGGATATTCAGATGCCAGAGCTTACAGGCATACAGTTTCTAAAAATTGCAAATGGAAAGGCTGACTATATATTAACTACCGCTTATTCTCAATATGCATTAGAAAGCTATGACCTTAACGTATCAGACTATTTATTAAAACCTATTGCATTTGACCGTTTTTATAAGGCTGTTGAGAAAGTGCATAATCGGGTAAAAATGACAGAACCGGTTCCTGCTCCTCAGCCCTTAGTGGCTCCGGTACCCTCGTCGGTTGCTGTGCCTATTCAGGATTTTATTTTTGTGAAGACAGAGCATAAAATCCAGAAAATTGAGCTTGATGATATTCTTTATATAGAAGGGCTAAAGGATTATATATCTATCTACACTAAAGCTGAGCGTATTATTACCTTACAGAATATGAAAAAGATGGAGGAGACATTACCAAAAGGTCAGTTCATCAGGGTTCATAAATCTTATATTATTTCGCTTGATAAAATAGAGAGTATAGAGCGTAGCCGAATTTCTATTTGCGGGAAGATTATTCCAATTGGAGATACTTATCGCGACGAGTTTTTTAAACACATCGATAATAAGAACATATAA
- a CDS encoding succinate dehydrogenase cytochrome b subunit, with the protein MASFGNAFSSSIGKKLIMGITGLFLISFLVVHCFINSLIIVNDGGLTFNMGAHFMGTNWIIRAMEVVLFAGLLAHIVQGFRLVFQNRAARPERYAVTNGAANSKWYSRSMGLLGTLLLIFLIVHISKFWVMSRFTGIPTVDANGNHDLFAVMVETFKNPFLVLLYVLAMVSLAYHLLHGFSSAFQTLGWNHKKYTPLIKGFGFWFSIIIPLIFALMPIVMYLGYIN; encoded by the coding sequence ATGGCTAGTTTCGGAAACGCTTTTTCCTCGTCTATAGGAAAAAAATTAATAATGGGTATCACCGGCCTGTTCCTTATCTCATTTCTTGTGGTGCATTGCTTTATCAATTCACTGATTATAGTTAATGACGGTGGTTTAACCTTTAACATGGGTGCGCACTTTATGGGCACTAACTGGATAATCCGCGCAATGGAAGTTGTGTTGTTTGCAGGCTTGCTTGCTCACATTGTACAAGGATTCAGACTTGTTTTTCAAAACCGAGCTGCAAGACCTGAAAGGTATGCGGTTACCAACGGTGCTGCTAACAGTAAATGGTACTCACGTTCTATGGGCTTGTTAGGAACGTTATTGTTAATATTCCTGATTGTTCATATTTCTAAATTCTGGGTAATGTCTCGCTTTACCGGAATCCCTACTGTTGATGCAAATGGAAACCACGATTTATTTGCCGTAATGGTAGAGACATTTAAAAACCCATTTTTAGTGTTGCTTTATGTGCTTGCAATGGTTTCATTGGCTTATCACTTATTGCATGGTTTCTCTTCGGCATTTCAGACTTTAGGTTGGAACCATAAGAAGTATACTCCGCTTATTAAAGGATTTGGTTTTTGGTTTTCAATCATTATTCCTTTGATTTTTGCATTGATGCCCATTGTGATGTATCTGGGCTATATTAATTAA
- a CDS encoding NUDIX domain-containing protein, whose product MENANPWKTIESNKIYENNWIGLTEHQVINPSGGKGIYGEVHFKNIAIGILPLDENLNTWLVGQYRFPIKAYSWEIPEGGGALLGDPLDSAKRELAEETGLMATEWIEIQRMHLSNSVSDELAIIYVAKDLTPGVSSPEETEQLVVKKLPFIDVYNMVINGEITDSMSVAAILKTKILLQEGHL is encoded by the coding sequence ATGGAAAATGCAAACCCATGGAAAACCATAGAGAGCAATAAAATATACGAGAATAACTGGATTGGCTTAACAGAACATCAGGTTATCAATCCCTCAGGTGGCAAAGGCATTTATGGCGAAGTACATTTCAAAAATATCGCGATAGGCATTTTGCCACTTGATGAAAATTTAAACACTTGGCTGGTTGGACAGTACAGATTCCCCATAAAAGCTTACAGCTGGGAAATTCCCGAAGGAGGAGGGGCTCTTTTGGGGGATCCTTTAGATTCGGCAAAGCGTGAACTTGCTGAAGAGACGGGGCTTATGGCCACCGAATGGATTGAAATCCAAAGGATGCATTTATCAAACTCCGTAAGTGATGAACTTGCAATAATATATGTTGCAAAAGACCTAACCCCTGGAGTTTCATCACCCGAAGAAACCGAGCAGCTTGTAGTTAAAAAACTTCCATTTATTGATGTCTATAATATGGTTATTAATGGGGAAATTACTGACAGTATGAGTGTGGCCGCGATCTTGAAAACTAAAATTCTATTGCAGGAAGGTCATTTGTAA
- a CDS encoding M56 family metallopeptidase, translating to MTWAHYILQVNIYLVVFYGFYKLLLDKETYFLLNRIYLVSAGILSLVIPFLRFEWFTTQPATQQVYTGVVQMNDLIAQMAVVKDDSHGFNLGNTLVFIYLAGILFFVGRFIFQLISVQALIKRKKSGSAFSFFKKKIVDQDLPQVQTIQKHEELHIRQWHTLDILFFEIVGIITWFNPVIYFYKTTVKHIHEYLADEEAATFQGDKEEYALLLLSSAFGVPANALTNSFFNKSLIKKRIYMLHKQRSRKTAILKYGMFVPLFAVTLVMSSATIRNNEEIKKVTEAIPLEQPLKVVKEVVTNAIHTDANKAGASKVIQPPAIRKTMENKADTVWANFYNHLKRSLRYSPLAQEKNIQGNSQVRFMVKDGNLEELNTVTALGYGCDEELKRCISTFSNFQNVPDGNYTISTQFKLSYDTAPSTPAAFKNQNLPALKDYVALNEIVVVGFGGKSPSLNSGDSKVYDFVSLETQPTFPGGMEKFYEYLKKTVKYPKEAQDKNIQGKVFLSFIVETDGELTGINVDRGIGSGLDEEAVRVIEESPKWTPGTQGGQKVRVKYNIPISFSLTNPQRVPLHGKVEGIQIKDNSITIGGSKTNPLYIIDGKKQDASKLESLDPNNISSIEVLKDKSATSLYGYEGKDGVIKITTKAKKLADSYKKESKEKKN from the coding sequence ATGACCTGGGCACACTATATTCTTCAAGTCAATATTTACTTAGTAGTATTTTATGGCTTTTATAAGTTGTTGTTAGACAAGGAAACTTATTTTTTATTGAACAGAATCTATCTGGTCTCAGCCGGAATTTTATCTTTGGTAATACCATTTTTAAGATTCGAATGGTTTACAACACAGCCTGCTACTCAACAGGTATATACGGGAGTAGTCCAAATGAACGATCTCATTGCTCAAATGGCGGTTGTAAAAGATGATTCTCATGGATTTAATCTCGGCAATACCCTTGTGTTTATTTACCTTGCAGGAATTTTATTCTTCGTTGGCCGATTCATTTTTCAACTTATTTCTGTACAGGCCTTAATAAAAAGAAAGAAAAGCGGATCAGCATTTTCCTTCTTTAAGAAAAAAATAGTCGATCAAGATCTACCTCAGGTCCAAACCATTCAAAAACACGAGGAACTTCATATCAGGCAGTGGCATACACTTGATATACTCTTTTTTGAGATTGTAGGGATAATTACCTGGTTTAATCCAGTAATCTATTTTTACAAAACAACTGTTAAACATATCCACGAATATCTGGCTGATGAAGAAGCAGCAACGTTTCAGGGAGATAAAGAGGAGTATGCATTACTACTACTGAGCAGCGCATTTGGAGTACCTGCAAATGCACTCACAAACAGTTTTTTTAATAAATCATTAATTAAAAAAAGAATTTACATGTTACATAAACAAAGATCCAGAAAAACTGCAATACTAAAATATGGAATGTTTGTTCCTCTGTTTGCAGTTACCCTTGTTATGTCTTCAGCAACAATCAGAAATAATGAGGAGATTAAAAAAGTGACAGAGGCAATCCCTTTAGAACAGCCTTTAAAAGTTGTTAAAGAAGTGGTAACAAATGCCATACATACAGATGCGAATAAAGCTGGGGCCAGTAAGGTGATACAACCTCCTGCTATCCGTAAAACGATGGAGAACAAAGCAGATACTGTCTGGGCTAATTTCTACAACCACCTTAAAAGAAGCCTAAGATATTCTCCATTAGCTCAGGAGAAAAATATACAGGGCAATAGCCAGGTTAGATTTATGGTTAAAGATGGTAACCTGGAAGAATTAAACACAGTTACTGCTTTGGGCTATGGATGCGATGAAGAATTAAAGAGATGCATTTCCACTTTTTCTAATTTTCAAAACGTTCCAGATGGTAATTATACGATTAGTACTCAATTTAAACTAAGCTATGATACTGCGCCATCTACTCCGGCAGCGTTTAAAAATCAAAATCTTCCAGCATTAAAAGATTATGTTGCATTGAATGAAATTGTAGTTGTTGGCTTTGGAGGAAAATCACCATCACTAAACAGTGGTGACTCAAAAGTATATGATTTTGTATCATTAGAAACACAACCTACCTTTCCGGGTGGCATGGAGAAGTTCTATGAATACCTAAAGAAAACTGTTAAATATCCAAAAGAAGCGCAAGACAAAAATATACAAGGTAAAGTGTTTCTAAGTTTTATTGTTGAAACTGATGGTGAGCTCACAGGTATCAATGTAGATAGAGGTATAGGATCCGGACTTGATGAAGAAGCTGTTAGGGTAATAGAAGAATCACCAAAATGGACTCCGGGAACGCAGGGTGGACAAAAAGTAAGAGTGAAATACAACATCCCAATAAGCTTCTCATTAACCAATCCTCAACGAGTTCCCCTCCATGGAAAAGTAGAAGGCATACAGATTAAGGACAATAGCATTACTATTGGCGGTAGTAAAACCAATCCATTATACATTATCGATGGGAAAAAACAAGACGCATCCAAACTTGAAAGCTTAGATCCAAATAACATCTCCTCAATCGAAGTACTAAAAGATAAATCTGCAACATCATTGTACGGCTACGAAGGTAAGGATGGAGTAATAAAAATTACTACTAAAGCTAAGAAGCTTGCTGATTCATACAAAAAAGAATCTAAAGAAAAGAAGAATTAG
- a CDS encoding lysophospholipid acyltransferase family protein, with amino-acid sequence MNKFFGYIFSPIFYLFFFLTLIIFQPIQWVSYRLFGYKAHKTSVDILNFFLTYCDLFLGSSITFRNDHDLPLNRPIIFVANHQSMYDIPALIWFLRRYHVKFISKIELTKGIPSISFNLKYGGGANIDRKDSKQAISEIIKLGRRMKENTWSTMIFPEGTRAKDGKLKSFQVGGIATLLKVVPNALIVPVAIENSWKLVQYGSFPLSFGERLRWTVLNPIEPDRRNPEIVTLEAENAIRTKLNQVIQA; translated from the coding sequence ATGAATAAATTTTTTGGCTATATTTTTAGCCCTATCTTTTATCTGTTTTTCTTTTTAACACTGATTATATTTCAACCTATTCAATGGGTTTCTTATCGTTTGTTTGGATACAAAGCCCATAAAACTTCAGTAGATATACTTAATTTCTTCCTTACTTACTGCGATTTATTCTTAGGCTCATCAATAACATTCAGGAATGATCATGATCTTCCTTTAAACAGACCAATCATCTTTGTTGCAAACCACCAAAGCATGTACGATATTCCTGCTTTAATATGGTTTTTAAGAAGGTACCATGTCAAATTCATTTCTAAAATTGAACTCACTAAAGGTATTCCCTCCATATCTTTTAACCTTAAATATGGGGGTGGAGCAAACATAGATCGCAAAGATAGCAAGCAAGCAATTTCAGAAATCATAAAATTAGGCCGTAGAATGAAAGAAAATACCTGGTCTACTATGATCTTTCCTGAAGGTACGCGAGCAAAGGATGGCAAGCTAAAAAGCTTCCAGGTAGGCGGAATTGCTACGCTATTAAAAGTTGTACCCAATGCCCTAATAGTCCCTGTTGCAATAGAAAATTCATGGAAACTTGTTCAGTATGGCAGCTTTCCTTTAAGTTTCGGAGAACGCCTGAGATGGACCGTTTTAAATCCAATAGAACCAGATAGAAGAAACCCTGAAATAGTTACTCTTGAAGCCGAAAACGCAATAAGAACTAAACTGAATCAAGTTATCCAAGCATAA
- a CDS encoding sensor histidine kinase, translated as MKSRNSIVIHLLFWLFIVLLVTAIVIYSKERVSFYDLAVNFGYSGLINISIFYINYTLLIPLLIKENKKYGLYIISIILLMIMMSLIKTVIASLHVETILRHLSSSGTVEYLPISTYAISALFISGFFIVVSSLLKLAIDWFGNERTQRNLESEKKEMELQFLKSQLNPHFLFNSLNNIYSLAYQKSDKTADAILKLSEIMRYMIYESNDSWVSLSKEIEYVQSFIELQKLRFKDGAAVEFTMNGEIDNQQIVPLILISFVENAFKHGVANDPKNPIKINIIANQKILHFSITNKKNKYNKDEMGGVGLNNVERRLQLLYPDRYKLNIVNSATHYTSELMLDI; from the coding sequence ATGAAAAGTAGAAATTCAATTGTAATACATCTTCTCTTTTGGCTCTTTATTGTATTGCTTGTAACTGCAATTGTTATTTACAGTAAAGAACGAGTATCTTTCTATGATCTTGCGGTAAACTTTGGTTATTCTGGATTAATCAATATCTCCATCTTTTATATCAACTACACGCTACTAATTCCTTTATTAATTAAAGAGAACAAGAAGTACGGACTTTACATCATCTCTATCATTTTATTAATGATAATGATGAGTTTGATCAAAACTGTTATAGCCAGTTTGCATGTAGAAACTATTTTACGGCATCTTAGCAGTAGTGGTACTGTAGAATACTTACCTATTTCTACTTATGCAATTAGCGCGCTGTTTATATCAGGCTTTTTTATTGTAGTGAGTTCACTGCTTAAACTGGCCATTGACTGGTTTGGAAATGAACGTACTCAACGTAATCTGGAAAGTGAAAAGAAGGAGATGGAATTGCAGTTTTTAAAGTCGCAACTTAATCCTCACTTTCTGTTTAATTCGTTAAATAACATTTATTCTCTGGCGTATCAGAAATCTGATAAAACAGCTGATGCGATATTAAAGCTTTCAGAAATTATGCGTTATATGATTTATGAAAGTAATGACAGCTGGGTTTCTTTAAGTAAGGAAATTGAATATGTACAAAGTTTTATAGAATTACAAAAGTTAAGATTTAAAGATGGCGCGGCTGTTGAATTTACCATGAATGGCGAAATAGATAATCAGCAGATTGTACCCCTGATATTAATATCCTTTGTTGAAAATGCTTTTAAGCATGGGGTGGCTAATGATCCTAAAAATCCAATTAAGATCAACATTATTGCTAATCAAAAGATATTGCACTTTAGTATAACCAATAAAAAGAATAAATATAATAAGGATGAGATGGGTGGTGTAGGCTTAAATAATGTTGAACGAAGGCTACAATTACTTTATCCGGATAGGTATAAATTAAATATCGTAAATTCGGCTACCCATTACACCAGTGAGTTAATGCTTGATATATGA
- a CDS encoding BlaI/MecI/CopY family transcriptional regulator, whose product MEIKDLTKAEEQIMQILWQIEKGFVKDVMDFLPEPKPAYNTVSTIIRILEVKGFIDHEAFGKAHKYYPLISKEEYKRHATEKLLGNYFENSVESMFSFFVKEEKLDLSDVDEILKMINKIKNRPR is encoded by the coding sequence ATGGAAATTAAAGATTTAACAAAAGCAGAAGAGCAGATAATGCAAATTTTATGGCAGATTGAGAAGGGGTTCGTTAAAGATGTAATGGATTTCCTGCCAGAGCCAAAACCTGCATACAATACTGTTTCTACAATCATCCGCATCCTTGAGGTAAAAGGATTCATTGATCACGAAGCCTTTGGCAAAGCTCATAAATATTACCCGCTAATTAGTAAGGAAGAGTATAAGCGTCATGCCACAGAAAAGCTATTAGGCAATTATTTTGAAAATTCAGTGGAAAGTATGTTCTCCTTCTTTGTGAAGGAAGAGAAGCTTGACCTGAGTGATGTTGATGAAATTCTTAAAATGATTAACAAAATTAAAAACAGACCAAGATGA
- a CDS encoding succinate dehydrogenase/fumarate reductase iron-sulfur subunit, translating to MSTGNMNLTLKIWRQKNNKAKGSLVDYKVSEVSPDMSFLEMFDVLNEDLVAKGEEPVVFDHDCREGICGACSMFINGRPHGPKEGVTTCQLHMRSFKDGDTIVVEPWRAKAFPVIKDLMVDRTAFDRIIASGGFISVNTGNAQDANNLPIPKVQADSAFEAAACIGCGACVATCKNASAMLFVSAKISQLAQLPQGQPERYRRVQSMVAQMDAEGFGNCTNTGACEAECPKGISLENIARMNRDFYSAKFVSEESI from the coding sequence ATGAGTACAGGAAATATGAATTTAACGCTTAAAATCTGGCGTCAAAAGAATAACAAAGCCAAAGGCAGTTTGGTAGATTACAAAGTATCAGAAGTATCACCTGATATGTCTTTCTTAGAAATGTTCGACGTGCTGAACGAGGACCTGGTAGCTAAAGGTGAAGAACCGGTTGTTTTTGATCATGATTGCAGGGAAGGAATTTGTGGGGCATGTTCTATGTTCATTAACGGCAGGCCACATGGACCAAAAGAAGGTGTTACTACTTGCCAGTTGCATATGCGTTCATTTAAAGATGGTGATACGATTGTTGTTGAACCATGGCGCGCAAAGGCTTTTCCGGTAATAAAAGATTTAATGGTAGATCGTACTGCATTTGACAGAATCATTGCCTCTGGAGGCTTTATATCGGTAAATACTGGTAATGCTCAGGATGCAAACAATCTTCCTATTCCTAAAGTTCAGGCAGATTCAGCTTTTGAGGCTGCAGCTTGTATAGGCTGTGGTGCTTGTGTTGCTACCTGTAAAAATGCTTCTGCAATGTTATTTGTATCTGCAAAAATATCTCAGCTCGCACAATTGCCACAAGGGCAGCCAGAGCGTTATCGCAGGGTTCAAAGTATGGTTGCACAGATGGATGCCGAAGGTTTTGGGAACTGTACCAACACCGGAGCATGTGAAGCTGAATGTCCTAAAGGAATATCATTAGAGAATATTGCACGTATGAATAGAGATTTTTATTCTGCAAAATTTGTATCTGAGGAATCTATTTAA